The sequence TCGAAGAAGGACCTGTTGCGAATCGAAGATGGTGCACGTGTCGATTCCGACCGGTTCGACAAGGAAGAGGCGCGCGATTTTGCGCTCTGGAAGGCTCCAAAGGCGGGCGAAGCGTTCTGGGAGACGAAGATCGGTCCCGGACGTCCGGGCTGGCACATCGAGTGCTCGACGATGTCGATGAAGTATCTCGGGCAGACGTTCGACATTCATGCCGGCGGAGAAGACCTCATCTTTCCGCATCACGAGAACGAGATCGCGCAATCCGAGGCACTGACCGGGAAGATGTTCGCGCACTTCTGGGTTCACGTGCGCTTCCTGCTGATCGAGAGCGACAAGATGTCGAAGTCGCTCGGCAACTTCCACACGCTGCGCGACCTGATTCTTCTGGGTCACAAACCATCGTCAATCCGTTTCCTGCTCAGTTCGGTTCCCTATCGCAAGCAGCTCAACTTCACGTTCAATGGGCTTACCCAGGCGGCGAACTCGATCGAACGGCTGCGGAACTTCAAGCTGCGGCTGGAAACATCACAATTCCTCGAAGGCCGCAATGACGAGGTGGCGAAGATCGCGGAGACTGCGATCGCCGATATCGACAGCGGCATGAACGACGACTTGAACACCGCGCAAATGGTGGCTGCGGTCTTCGACATGATTCGCGATGCAAATGCTGCGGCTGATTCTGGTCAGCTTCGCAAGGATGATGTTCCGCTGCTGCTCGCGGCGCTGAAGCGGTTTGACGCGATCTTCGACGTGCTCACTGACAGCGACGGGGAAAAAATTAAGGCTGTCGTCGATTGGGCGAAAGCGGAGGGCAAGCAGATCAGCGCGGAAACTGAAGAGCT is a genomic window of Terriglobia bacterium containing:
- the cysS gene encoding cysteine--tRNA ligase, producing the protein MPLRLHNTLSRKIEEFQPLEDNQVRMYNCGPTVYDFAHIGNFRTFIAIDILRRWLKQSGYQLEHVMNITDVDDRIIANSAKLGIGVRQYTEKYEKLFLEDSAILNIERPEKIVRATDHMNDMAEFIYELEQKGIAYRTEDGSYYFRIAKFPEYGKLSKKDLLRIEDGARVDSDRFDKEEARDFALWKAPKAGEAFWETKIGPGRPGWHIECSTMSMKYLGQTFDIHAGGEDLIFPHHENEIAQSEALTGKMFAHFWVHVRFLLIESDKMSKSLGNFHTLRDLILLGHKPSSIRFLLSSVPYRKQLNFTFNGLTQAANSIERLRNFKLRLETSQFLEGRNDEVAKIAETAIADIDSGMNDDLNTAQMVAAVFDMIRDANAAADSGQLRKDDVPLLLAALKRFDAIFDVLTDSDGEKIKAVVDWAKAEGKQISAETEELAKSAGLSETLIEELVAKHSAARKAKDFKTSDAIRNQLAEQGIMLENTKDGVRWKRK